One genomic window of Quercus robur chromosome 6, dhQueRobu3.1, whole genome shotgun sequence includes the following:
- the LOC126732957 gene encoding probable pectin methylesterase CGR2 — MSRRQVGSTRRGGSLPFVGVINSKSKSSPLVSVVLVVLGVILLIGYASRSSRSSGAFGGSREADSKIEGDFSCTAEVERAIPYLKKAYGDSMRKVLHVGPDTCSVVSKLLKEEETEAWGVEPYDIEDADGICKSLVHKGIVRVADIKFPLPYKAKSFSLVIVSDTLDYLSTKFLNKTLPEIARVSSDGLVIFTGYPGQQRAKVAELSKFGRPAKLRSSSWWVRFFVQTSLEENEAAIKKFEQAASKNSYKPSCQVFHLNSYH; from the exons CCACACGGCGTGGTGGAAGTCTTCCGTTTGTGGGAGTCATAAATTCAAAATCGAAATCTTCTCCCTTAGTATCTGTAGTTCTTGTCGTTCTG GGAGTAATCCTTCTTATCGGCTATGCTTCTCGAAGTTCTCGTAGCTCag GTGCATTTGGAGGAAGTAGAGAAGCAGATAGCAAGATTGAAG GTGACTTTTCATGCACCGCAGAAGTTGAGAGAGCAATACCTTATCTAAAGAAAGCATATGGTGACAGCATGCGCAAAGTTTTGCATGTGGGCCCTGATACTTGTTCAGTGGTCTCCAAATtgttaaaagaagaagaaactgagGCATGGGGTGTGGAACCGTATGACATAGAGGATGCTGATGGAATCTGCAAGAGTCTTGTGCACAAAGGCATTGTTCGTGTGGCTGATATCAAGTTCCCTCTACCCTATAAAGCAAAATCTTTTTCTCTTGTTATTGTGTCAGACACATTGGATTACCTGTCTACAAAATTCCTGAACAAGACCCTTCCAGAAATTGCTAGAGTGTCTTCTGACGGTCTTGTTATCTTTACag GTTACCCTGGTCAACAGAGGGCTAAAGTTGCTGAGTTGTCTAAATTTGGACGGCCG GCAAAATTGCGAAGCTCGTCTTGGTGGGTACGCTTTTTTGTCCAGACCAgcttagaagaaaatgaagctGCCATAAAGAAGTTTGAGCAGGCTGCATCCAAGAATTCATACAAGCCAAGCTGCCAAGTTTTCCATCTCAACTCATACCATTGA
- the LOC126732956 gene encoding pentatricopeptide repeat-containing protein At3g49710: MNQISWSWPWSLQTFRHLLKTCITQKDLLTAKSLHTLYIKSLIPSSTYLSNHFILAYSKCGRLSAARNAFHCTLDPNVFSFNAIIAAYAKESRTDIAHQLFEQMPQPDLVSYNTLISTYADRGEPEPAFRLFSGMREMGLDMDGFTLSGMVTACSDDIDILRQVHALTVSGGFDSYVSVNNALVTYYSKNGFLEEAKRVFYGMGEVRDEVSWNSMIVAYGQHREGSKALGLFQEMVRRGFIVDMFTLASVLTAFTCVEDLLGGLQFHAKLIKTGFHQNSHVGSGLIDLYSKCKGGMSDCRKVFQEIPEPDLVLWNTMISGFSQNEDFSEDALDCFRQMQRVGYRPDDCSFVCVISACSNLSSPSQGKQIHALAIKSEIPSNRISVNNALVAMYSKCGNLQDARRLFDRMPEHNTVSLNSMIAGYAQHGIGTESIRLFQQMLEIDIAPTSITFISVLCACAHTGKVEEGQNYFNMMKEKFSIEPEAEHYSCMIDLLGRAGKLSEAERLIETMPFSPGSIGWASLLGACRTHGNMELAVKAANNVLQLEPSNAAPYVMLANMYASAGKWEESATVRKLMRDRGLKKKPGCSWIEVNKRLHVFVAEDSSHPMTKEIYEYLGEMSKKMKRAGYVPDVRWALVKDDETGQGEKEMRLGHHSEKLAVAFGLISTKDGEPILVVKNLRICGDCHNAIKFISAISGREITIRDTHRFHCFKEGKCSCGDYW; encoded by the coding sequence ATGAACCAAATCTCATGGTCATGGCCATGGTCCCTCCAAACCTTTCGTCACCTTTTGAAAACATGCATTACCCAGAAAGATCTCCTCACTGCCAAGTCCCTCCACACCCTATACATCAAGTCCCTTATCCCTTCTTCCACCTACCTCTCCAACCACTTCATCCTTGCATACTCCAAATGTGGCCGCCTCTCTGCTGCCCGCAACGCCTTTCACTGCACTTTAGACCCCAATGTGTTCTCTTTCAACGCCATCATTGCTGCCTACGCTAAAGAATCAAGAACTGATATTGCCCACCAACTGTTCGAACAAATGCCGCAACCAGACCTTGTCTCTTATAACACTCTCATTTCTACCTATGCAGATCGTGGTGAACCTGAGCCTGCATTTCGCTTGTTTTCGGGGATGAGGGAGATGGGTCTTGACATGGATGGCTTCACTCTGTCTGGTATGGTCACGGCTTGTTCTGATGATATAGACATTCTAAGACAAGTGCACGCTTTGACAGTGTCGGGTGGGTTTGATTCTTATGTTTCGGTTAACAATGCGCTTGTTACTTATTATAGTAAGAACGGGTTTTTGGAGGAGGCAAAGAGGGTGTTTTATGGGATGGGGGAGGTTAGAGATGAGGTGTCTTGGAATTCAATGATTGTGGCGTATGGGCAACATAGGGAAGGATCAAAAGCGCTGGGATTGTTTCAGGAAATGGTTAGGAGGGGATTTATTGTTGACATGTTTACTTTGGCGAGTGTTTTGACTGCGTTTACATGTGTGGAGGATTTGTTGGGTGGGCTTCAGTTTCATGCTAAGTTGATAAAGACTGGATTTCACCAGAATTCACATGTTGGTAGTGGTTTGATTGATTTATATTCCAAGTGTAAGGGTGGTATGTCAGATTGTAGGAAAGTATTTCAAGAGATTCCTGAACCAGATTTGGTTCTTTGGAACACAATGATTTCAGGGTTTTCCCAAAATGAGGATTTCTCTGAAGATGCTCTTGATTGCTTTCGGCAGATGCAACGTGTTGGTTACCGCCCTGATGATTGCAGTTTCGTCTGTGTGATTAGTGCATGTTCCAATTTGTCATCTCCTTCTCAAGGAAAACAGATTCATGCGTTGGCAATTAAATCCGAGATTCCTTCAAATCGAATTTCAGTCAATAATGCTCTCGTTGCAATGTACTCAAAGTGTGGGAATCTTCAAGATGCAAGGAGGTTATTTGATAGGATGCCGGAGCACAATACTGTCTCGTTGAATTCAATGATTGCAGGTTATGCTCAACATGGTATTGGAACAGAATCAATACGTCTTTTTCAGCAAATGCTGGAGATAGATATTGCCCCTACAAGCATAACCTTTATCTCTGTCCTTTGTGCATGTGCTCACACTGGAAAGGTTGAGGAGGGTCAGAATTATTTCAAtatgatgaaagaaaaattcaGCATTGAACCAGAAGCAGAGCATTATTCATGCATGATAGATCTTTTGGGTCGTGCTGGCAAACTGAGTGAAGCTGAGAGGCTAATTGAGACAATGCCATTTAGCCCTGGCTCAATCGGTTGGGCTTCGCTACTTGGTGCTTGTAGAACACATGGAAACATGGAGCTAGCAGTAAAGGCCGCCAATAATGTTCTTCAGCTGGAACCTTCAAATGCTGCTCCCTATGTCATGCTTGCCAATATGTATGCCAGTGCTGGAAAATGGGAAGAATCTGCAACAGTTAGAAAGCTTATGCGAGATAGAggtttaaaaaagaaaccagGTTGTAGCTGGATTGAGGTGAATAAGAGGTTACATGTGTTTGTAGCTGAAGATAGTTCACACCCGATGACAAAGGAAATATATGAATACTTGGGGGAGATGTCAAAGAAGATGAAGCGAGCAGGGTATGTGCCAGATGTGAGATGGGCTTTGGTTAAGGATGATGAAACAGGGCAGGGAGAGAAGGAGATGAGGTTAGGGCATCACAGTGAGAAGCTAGCAGTTGCTTTTGGGCTGATCTCGACTAAAGATGGAGAGCCTATACTTGTCGTGAAGAACCTAAGGATATGTGGGGATTGCCACAACGCAATCAAATTTATTTCTGCCATTTCTGGGAGGGAAATCACTATTAGAGATACTCACAGGTTTCACTGCTTTAAGGAAGGGAAATGCTCATGTGGGGATTATTGGTGA